One window of Papaver somniferum cultivar HN1 chromosome 9, ASM357369v1, whole genome shotgun sequence genomic DNA carries:
- the LOC113309526 gene encoding receptor-like protein kinase HERK 1, with amino-acid sequence MGVRGGGLVLVVWVSFILCYVYVCNGFSPIDSFLIDCGSPTNTSIGDRLFQPDTSDSKTLSTTSDILANTTGILDSGTYGLPLFQTARVFNGTSSYTFRMQKAGRHWIRLYFAPFIYQSYDMTTAKFSVATQQFVLLSDFQIQKDSVVKEFSVNVNAGDLNIQFTPASGSFAFLNALEVVSVPDELITDDATNVPSKANFQGLTKQALQTLWRVNMGGPKVSPTNDTLGRTWIPDDDFLASKNLARKKTGTVKYVDGGPSRDIAPDPVYGSARVMNTGGDPNSKINVTWTFDVDPGFQYFIRFHFCDIVSPAANQLSFNVYVNTWEARRSLEFPSLGTPSFYDFITEQSENNKLSVSVGPSTDSADTFPNAILNGLEIMKMNSSSNSLGGTPFVASKAGSKMNLGIIVGVAIAVIALILAIVVFFICRRRKRLAKLQESKNWVPFSMNMNGGNTTTMGGRKYTGTTNNTITNLGYRVPLVALLDATNNFDETWVIGVGGFGKVYKGELVDGTKVAVKRGNPQSQQGLKEFLTEIELLSRFRHRHLVSLIGYCDEKNEMILVYEYMENGTLKGHLYGSDFPTLSWKQRVEICIGSARGLHYLHTGSEKAIIHRDVKSANILLDENLMAKVADFGLSKAGPELDQTHVSTAVKGSFGYLDPEYFRRQQLTEKSDVYSFGVVLFEVLCARPVIDPSLPRDRVNLAEWAMKFQKLGQLDQIIDPNLVGKIRPDSLRKFGETAEKCLSEYGVDRPSMGDILWNLEYVLQLQEAVLPEDPDENSTNRIGELSPQVSDVVHTTTGTGTDTQIDIGDDDISGISMSRVFSQMVKAEGR; translated from the coding sequence ATGGGGGTTAGAGGAGGAGGACTTGTATTGGTCGTATGGGTTTCATTCATCCTGTGTTATGTTTATGTGTGTAATGGATTCAGTCCTATAGATAGTTTCTTGATAGATTGTGGATCACCCACCAATACATCCATCGGTGATCGGCTTTTTCAGCCGGATACTTCCGATTCCAAGACACTTTCAACTACATCAGACATTTTGGCGAATACTACTGGGATTTTAGACTCGGGTACCTATGGTTTGCCTCTATTTCAGACTGCTCGGGTATTCAATGGTACTTCGTCTTACACATTTCGTATGCAGAAGGCCGGTAGACACTGGATTCGGTTATATTTCGCTCCGTTCATTTACCAAAGCTATGATATGACTACTGCAAAATTCTCTGTTGCGACCCAGCAGTTTGTCCTTCTTAGCGATTTCCAGATTCAGAAGGATTCGGTTGTTAAGGAATTCTCTGTCAACGTAAACGCAGGCGACCTCAATATCCAGTTCACTCCAGCCAGCGGGTCATTTGCTTTCTTGAATGCGTTGGAAGTTGTTTCTGTACCTGATGAGCTCATAACCGATGATGCTACAAATGTGCCTTCGAAGGCTAATTTTCAAGGTCTGACAAAGCAAGCATTGCAAACGCTATGGAGAGTGAATATGGGGGGACCTAAAGTGTCCCCAACTAATGATACTCTTGGCCGAACTTGGATTCCTGATGATGATTTTTTAGCGAGCAAGAATCTTGCCAGAAAGAAGACGGGAACTGTCAAGTATGTAGATGGTGGACCTTCCAGGGATATTGCTCCTGATCCTGTCTATGGCTCTGCCAGAGTGATGAATACTGGAGGTGACCCCAATAGCAAGATCAACGTGACATGGACTTTCGACGTGGATCCTGGATTTCAGTACTTCATTAGGTTTCACTTCTGTGATATAGTAAGTCCCGCTGCTAACCAGCTCAGCTTCAATGTTTACGTAAACACATGGGAAGCACGTCGCAGTCTCGAGTTTCCTAGTCTGGGTACTCCTTCTTTTTATGACTTCATTACAGAGCAAAGTGAGAATAATAAGCTTAGCGTAAGTGTTGGTCCTTCAACTGACTCTGCTGATACTTTTCCGAATGCCATTCTAAATGGGCTGGAGATTATGAAAATGAATAGTTCTTCAAATAGTCTTGGTGGTACACCGTTTGTGGCCTCTAAGGCTGGTTCTAAGATGAATCTTGGTATCATAGTGGGAGTCGCTATTGCAGTAATTGCTTTGATCTTGGCTATAGTTGTGTTCTTCAtttgtagaagaagaaaaagattggcaAAGCTTCAGGAATCGAAGAATTGGGTTCCTTTCTCCATGAACATGAACGGAGGGAATACAACTACCATGGGAGGAAGGAAATATACTGGTACTACTAATAATACCATCACAAACCTTGGTTACCGTGTTCCTTTAGTCGCATTGCTAGACGCCACCAACAATTTTGATGAGACTTGGGTAATTGGGGTTGGTGGATTCGGGAAGGTTTACAAGGGAGAACTGGTAGATGGTACAAAGGTGGCAGTAAAGAGAGGCAATCCACAATCGCAACAAGGTCTTAAAGAGTTCTTGACAGAAATTGAGCTGTTATCCCGGTTCCGTCACCGCCATTTGGTCTCTCTGATTGGCTACTGTGATGAAAAGAATGAAATGATCTTAGTTTACGAATACATGGAGAATGGAACCCTCAAAGGACACCTCTATGGCTCAGATTTTCCTACTTTGAGTTGGAAGCAGAGGGTGGAAATATGCATTGGATCGGCTAGAGGACTTCATTACCTTCACACTGGTTCTGAAAAGGCAATCATTCACCGTGATGTGAAATCTGCAAACATTCTACTCGACGAGAATCTCATGGCTAAAGTTGCTGATTTCGGGTTATCAAAAGCAGGGCCTGAACTCGATCAAACTCATGTTAGTACTGCAGTGAAAGGAAGTTTTGGGTATTTGGATCCAGAGTATTTCAGAAGACAACAGTTAACAGAGAAGTCAGATGTCTACTCGTTTGGcgttgttttatttgaagttcttTGTGCAAGACCAGTTATTGATCCATCTCTTCCAAGGGACAGGGTGAATTTGGCAGAATGGGCAATGAAGTTTCAGAAACTGGGGCAGCTGGATCAAATCATCGATCCTAACCTCGTTGGTAAAATAAGACCTGATTCTCTAAGGAAGTTTGGAGAGACAGCTGAGAAATGTCTGTCTGAATATGGTGTTGATCGGCCGTCAATGGGAGATATCTTATGGAATCTGGAGTATGTTCTTCAACTTCAAGAGGCAGTCCTGCCAGAGGATCCTGATGAAAACAGCACTAACAGAATAGGTGAACTCTCACCACAAGTCTCGGACGTCGTCCACACGACAACAGGTACTGGCACTGATACTCAAATCGACATTGGGGATGATGATATTTCAGGTATTTCAATGAGCAGAGTTTTCTCACAGATGGTGAAAGCAGAAGGAAGGTAA
- the LOC113309525 gene encoding uncharacterized protein LOC113309525 isoform X2, which yields MSGGRFEGIEGGSSSTLTTVNGGGRNYTSSSPTLSGRGGDVTGILSSGSTTSSRGSTTLSSVGLLPPLSQCIMLETITLDDQKGTRSGELKRIFNVADENSTTAQFKVGSPAMVEDVRRFRGSLVETSTKARDRVKKMQESVFKLDKYRFSYPPKRRAKLSPSGGTNAMVVGNQIQQNPMELVNQRLDKNVGLIKRVRTSVAESEARNIALSRQSVILDKDRDMLKSTSGGGSVQDEQKIRVMPAGGDGWDKRMKRKRSIGAVGNRAVDGDYEPKRAMHQKPTSDPRSRSLDPHGFGSCPSNGGSGINKFDVTSQLTSSNIRLTPKIELENISLQNDRKDRGMNKLDVTSQLSSNIRLTPKIEPENVSLQNDRRERGFGFDKERVVVVPKLNKLNILESNQIGCHSPVTKGKASRATRTGPGGINSSPNIPRTPGAHEISEQPSSLNKVQTLGGANNRKRPMSAGSPSPPVTQWLAQRSQKNSRTRRTNLISPVSIRDDIQAVPEGYPTPENGNRLMSSETTSQLHKGVSNRAQQYKMKPENVASPARFSESEESGAGENKMKDKHVDYGEIEDQSVDEVKKIGSIASSMKKNKVFVKEDVEDGPRRVGRSGRIQSVSRVSVPQIREKMDSPGTAKPVRSMRIGSEKNDSKPGRPPSKKFAERKVITRPGKALNSGSPGFTGESDDDHDELLEAANFALKSRYLACSGSFWKKVEPIFASVSSEDTIYLRQQLRFVEELDELFCDASGADLNDLGEVGWTEPVSKLNGNGLSISGKASDSLTQSQEFDTLCRMLDTEGYEKVNPLYQRVLSALIGEDEMDDSDHVSEGQEFFHYASDDSPCITFGSECKDADTLESDLDSSGELINSDTGTTSGFDENHLGGSPSFSNSSASAISSSDCQYQLMCLDDKLMLELQSIGLHPERVPDLAEGEDEQIIKEIQELKKGLYQKARKTKVKLSKIDKALLKEREVERREIEKIAMNKLVDMAYKRRMACRGGNYSRSGVSRVSKVAALAFVKRTITRCRKFEATGKSCFSESSLQKIILSASRCSNDGEPVDTVCTEAAANVPLAPGAVSVSVERPGPCGVKLDRGSNAFQSLSHSSVQTFAQCEPMSNRGKKREVLLEDVGNTASRAVAPYGEVLLGNVKGSRIERDRDLSTGNFVAKIGRPLLGGFRGERKTKTKLKQQKLVQLSASGNGLFDKVRETTEVYRPVSDFNETTTKDRNKVRGEVELPPPNKTHLNSSKETREPGLFGSLHLNDLDPASVSNDLDEPQDLTSWLDFDVDVQDLDSMGLEIPMDDLSEILM from the exons ATGTCAGGTGGAAGATTTGAAGGTATAGAAGGAGGATCATCATCAACATTGACGACTGTAAACGGAGGAGGACGGAACTATACTTCTTCTAGTCCGACGCTGTCAGGACGAGGTGGAGATGTTACTGGGATATTGAGTTCTGGTTCTACTACTTCATCTAGAGGGAGTACAACGTTGTCGTCTGTGGGTTTGTTACCGCCTTTATCTCAGTGTATTATGTTGGAGACTATTACATTGGATGATCAGAAAGGTACTAGGTCTGGTGAATTAAAGAGGATTTTTAATGTTGCGGATGAGAATTCCACGACTGCACAGTTTAAGGTGGGGAGTCCGGCGATGGTGGAGGATGTAAGGAGGTTTAGAGGTAGTTTGGTGGAGACTTCTACTAAAGCCAG GGATAGAGTGAAAAAAATGCAGGAATCTGTGTTCAAATTGGACAAGTATAGGTTTAGTTATCCACCAAAGCGTAGAGCTAAGCTGTCACCTAGTGGTGGTACGAACGCGATGGTGGTGGGGAATCAGATTCAGCAGAACCCAATGGAGCTTGTGAATCAAAGATTGGATAAGAATGTTGGTTTGATTAAGCGTGTTCGTACTTCAGTAGCTGAA TCGGAAGCTAGGAATATTGCACTATCAAGGCAATCTGTAATTTTGGACAAGGACAGGGATATGCTTAAAAGCACCAGTGGAGGGGGATCAGTGCAGGATGAACAAAAAATCCGAGTAATGCCTGCTGGAGGGGATGGATGGGACAAAAGGATGAAAAGGAAGCGTTCTATTGGTGCAGTGGGTAATAGGGCCGTGGATGGTGATTACGAACCAAAACGAGCAATGCATCAGAAGCCTACCAGTGATCCTAGGTCACGTTCTCTTGATCCACATGGCTTTGG ATCATGTCCTTCAAATGGAGGTAGTGGAATCAACAAGTTCGACGTTACTTCTCAACTTACTAGTTCTAATATTCGTTTAACACCCAAGATTGAGCTGGAAAACATTTCTTTGCAAAATGATAGAAAGGACCGTGGAATGAACAAGTTGGATGTCACATCTCAACTTAGTTCCAATATTCGTTTGACACCCAAGATTGAGCCGGAAAACGTTTCTCTGCAAAATGATAGAAGGGAACGTGGATTTGGGTTTGATAAGGAGAGGGTTGTGGTTGTACCCAAGCTTAATAA GCTTAATATTCTTGAGAGCAATCAGATAGGCTGCCACAGTCCAGTAACGAAAGGAAAAGCTTCCAGGGCAACACGTACTGGTCCTGGTGGGATAAACTCATCTCCCAACATCCCCCGTACACCTGGAGCCCATGAGATCTCGGAGCAACCTTCAAGCTTAAACAAAGTGCAGACTTTGGGTGGGGCAAATAATCGAAAACGCCCAATGTCTGCAGGATCACCTTCACCCCCTGTGACTCAATGGCTTGCTCAGAGGTCGCAGAAAAACTCGCGAACAAGAAGAACAAACCTGATTTCTCCTGTTTCAATCCGCGATGACATTCAGGCAGTGCCTGAAGGGTATCCAACTCCTGAAAATGGTAATAGATTAATGTCTAGTGAGACAACTTCCCAGCTCCACAAAGGTGTATCTAACAGAGCCCAACAGTATAAAATGAAACCTGAGAATGTTGCATCCCCCGCTAGATTTTCTGAAAGTGAAGAATCAGGAGCTGGTGAGAATAAAATGAAGGACAAACATGTGGACTATGGGGAGATAGAGGATCAATCTGTTGATGAAGTAAAGAAAATAGGGTCTATTGCGTCATCTATGAAGAAGAATAAAGTTTTTGTTAAGGAAGATGTGGAAGATGGGCCAAGGAGGGTAGGACGGAGTGGAAGGATTCAATCAGTGTCAAGAGTGTCTGTTCCTCAAATAAGGGAAAAAATGGATAGCCCAGGCACAGCAAAACCTGTGCGAAGTATGAGAATTGGCTCTGAAAAGAATGACAG TAAACCAGGTCGTCCACCTTCAAAAAAGTTTGCAGAACGCAAGGTTATAACACGTCCTGGGAAGGCGCTAAATAGTGGTTCCCCTGGTTTCACAG GAGAATCGGACGATGATCACGATGAACTATTAGAAGCTGCAAATTTTGCTCTGAAATCAAGAT ATCTTGCTTGCTCAGGTTCGTTTTGGAAGAAAGTTGAACCAATTTTTGCTTCTGTGAGTTCAGAGGACACGATCTACTTGAGGCAACAG TTACGTTTTGTGGAGGAGCTTGATGAATTATTTTGTGATGCGTCTGGTGCTGACCTTAATGATCTG GGAGAGGTTGGTTGGACAGAACCAGTGTCCAAGCTCAATGGTAATGGGTTGAGCATATCGGGTAAAGCTTCAGATTCTCTGACTCAATCGCAGGAATTTGATACTCTCTGCAGAATGTTAGACACAGAAGGTTATGAGAAAGTTAATCCGCTGTATCAAAGGGTTCTCTCTGCTTTGATTGGAGAAGATGAAATGGATGACAGTGACCATGTCAGTGAAGGACAAGAATTCTTTCACTATGCAAGTGATGACTCACCTTGTATTACCTTTGGTTCTGAATGTAAAGATGCGGATACGTTGGAGTCTGATCTTGATTCCAGCGGTGAATTGATAAATTCAGATACTGGGACTACATCTGGCTTTGACGAGAATCATTTGGGTGGGTCACCATCCTTCTCAAATAGTTCTGCTTCTGCAATTTCTTCTTCTGACTGCCAGTATCAACTCATGTGTCTGGACGACAAACTCATGCTAGAGCTGCAGAGCATTGGCCTGCATCCAGAGAGAGTG CCTGATCTGGCGGAGGGAGAAGATGAACAGATAATTAAAGAAATTCAGGAACTTAAAAAGGGGCTATACCAAAAG GCGAGGAAGACGAAAGTTAAGTTAAGCAAGATAGATAAAGCTCTTCTGAAGGAAAGGGAGGTTGAACGAAG GGAGATTGAGAAGATTGCAATGAACAAACTTGTTGACATGGCATACAAAAGGCGAATG GCGTGTCGAGGAGGTAATTATTCAAGAAGTGGAGTCAGTAGGGTCTCAAAAGTAGCTGCCCTAGCTTTTGTTAAACGGACTATTACTCGATGTCGGAAGTTTGAAGCTACAGGCAAAAGTTGCTTTAGTGAGTCGTCTCTTCAAAAGATCATTTTGTCTGCATCTAGATGCAGCAACGATGGAGAACCTGTTGATACTGTCTGTACTGAGGCTGCTGCGAATGTACCGTTAG CTCCAGGTGCTGTTTCTGTCAGTGTTGAGCGACCTGGTCCATGTGGTGTTAAATTGGATAGGGGATCCAATGCCTTTCAGTCTCTTAGCCATTCATCTGTTCAGACCTTTGCACAATGTGAGCCAATGTCAAACAGAGGAAAAAAGAGAGAAGTACTGCTTGAGGACGTTGGAAACACTGCTTCAAGAGCAGTAGCGCCTTATGGTGAAGTTCTCTTGGGTAATGTAAAGGGAAGTAGAATTGAGAGAGATAGGGATCTATCAACTGGTAATTTTGTTGCAAAGATTGGTCGCCCATTACTGGGAGGATTTAGAGGGGAACGCAAAACTAAAACAAAACTCAAGCAGCAAAAACTTGTTCAGTTGTCAGCTTCAGGAAATGGTCTCTTTGACAAGGTTAGAGAAACAACAGAAGTCTACCGTCCAGTTAGTGATTTTAATGAAACAACGACAAAGGATAGAAACAAGGTACGGGGCGAAGTGGAGCTACCCCCACCCAACAAAACTCATCTGAATTCATCCAAAGAAACGCGGGAACCAGGTCTTTTTGGCAGTTTACACCTAAATGATTTGGATCCAGCTTCTGTGTCTAACGATCTTGACGAGCCCCAAGATCTTACATCATGGTTGGATTTTGATGTAGATGTGCAAGACCTTGATTCAATGGGTCTTGAAATACCTATGGATGACTTGTCAGAAATTTTGATGTGA
- the LOC113309525 gene encoding uncharacterized protein LOC113309525 isoform X1, translated as MSGGRFEGIEGGSSSTLTTVNGGGRNYTSSSPTLSGRGGDVTGILSSGSTTSSRGSTTLSSVGLLPPLSQCIMLETITLDDQKGTRSGELKRIFNVADENSTTAQFKVGSPAMVEDVRRFRGSLVETSTKARDRVKKMQESVFKLDKYRFSYPPKRRAKLSPSGGTNAMVVGNQIQQNPMELVNQRLDKNVGLIKRVRTSVAESEARNIALSRQSVILDKDRDMLKSTSGGGSVQDEQKIRVMPAGGDGWDKRMKRKRSIGAVGNRAVDGDYEPKRAMHQKPTSDPRSRSLDPHGFGSCPSNGGSGINKFDVTSQLTSSNIRLTPKIELENISLQNDRKDRGMNKLDVTSQLSSNIRLTPKIEPENVSLQNDRRERGFGFDKERVVVVPKLNKLNILESNQIGCHSPVTKGKASRATRTGPGGINSSPNIPRTPGAHEISEQPSSLNKVQTLGGANNRKRPMSAGSPSPPVTQWLAQRSQKNSRTRRTNLISPVSIRDDIQAVPEGYPTPENGNRLMSSETTSQLHKGVSNRAQQYKMKPENVASPARFSESEESGAGENKMKDKHVDYGEIEDQSVDEVKKIGSIASSMKKNKVFVKEDVEDGPRRVGRSGRIQSVSRVSVPQIREKMDSPGTAKPVRSMRIGSEKNDSKPGRPPSKKFAERKVITRPGKALNSGSPGFTGESDDDHDELLEAANFALKSRYLACSGSFWKKVEPIFASVSSEDTIYLRQQLRFVEELDELFCDASGADLNDLGEVGWTEPVSKLNGNGLSISGKASDSLTQSQEFDTLCRMLDTEGYEKVNPLYQRVLSALIGEDEMDDSDHVSEGQEFFHYASDDSPCITFGSECKDADTLESDLDSSGELINSDTGTTSGFDENHLGGSPSFSNSSASAISSSDCQYQLMCLDDKLMLELQSIGLHPERVPDLAEGEDEQIIKEIQELKKGLYQKQARKTKVKLSKIDKALLKEREVERREIEKIAMNKLVDMAYKRRMACRGGNYSRSGVSRVSKVAALAFVKRTITRCRKFEATGKSCFSESSLQKIILSASRCSNDGEPVDTVCTEAAANVPLAPGAVSVSVERPGPCGVKLDRGSNAFQSLSHSSVQTFAQCEPMSNRGKKREVLLEDVGNTASRAVAPYGEVLLGNVKGSRIERDRDLSTGNFVAKIGRPLLGGFRGERKTKTKLKQQKLVQLSASGNGLFDKVRETTEVYRPVSDFNETTTKDRNKVRGEVELPPPNKTHLNSSKETREPGLFGSLHLNDLDPASVSNDLDEPQDLTSWLDFDVDVQDLDSMGLEIPMDDLSEILM; from the exons ATGTCAGGTGGAAGATTTGAAGGTATAGAAGGAGGATCATCATCAACATTGACGACTGTAAACGGAGGAGGACGGAACTATACTTCTTCTAGTCCGACGCTGTCAGGACGAGGTGGAGATGTTACTGGGATATTGAGTTCTGGTTCTACTACTTCATCTAGAGGGAGTACAACGTTGTCGTCTGTGGGTTTGTTACCGCCTTTATCTCAGTGTATTATGTTGGAGACTATTACATTGGATGATCAGAAAGGTACTAGGTCTGGTGAATTAAAGAGGATTTTTAATGTTGCGGATGAGAATTCCACGACTGCACAGTTTAAGGTGGGGAGTCCGGCGATGGTGGAGGATGTAAGGAGGTTTAGAGGTAGTTTGGTGGAGACTTCTACTAAAGCCAG GGATAGAGTGAAAAAAATGCAGGAATCTGTGTTCAAATTGGACAAGTATAGGTTTAGTTATCCACCAAAGCGTAGAGCTAAGCTGTCACCTAGTGGTGGTACGAACGCGATGGTGGTGGGGAATCAGATTCAGCAGAACCCAATGGAGCTTGTGAATCAAAGATTGGATAAGAATGTTGGTTTGATTAAGCGTGTTCGTACTTCAGTAGCTGAA TCGGAAGCTAGGAATATTGCACTATCAAGGCAATCTGTAATTTTGGACAAGGACAGGGATATGCTTAAAAGCACCAGTGGAGGGGGATCAGTGCAGGATGAACAAAAAATCCGAGTAATGCCTGCTGGAGGGGATGGATGGGACAAAAGGATGAAAAGGAAGCGTTCTATTGGTGCAGTGGGTAATAGGGCCGTGGATGGTGATTACGAACCAAAACGAGCAATGCATCAGAAGCCTACCAGTGATCCTAGGTCACGTTCTCTTGATCCACATGGCTTTGG ATCATGTCCTTCAAATGGAGGTAGTGGAATCAACAAGTTCGACGTTACTTCTCAACTTACTAGTTCTAATATTCGTTTAACACCCAAGATTGAGCTGGAAAACATTTCTTTGCAAAATGATAGAAAGGACCGTGGAATGAACAAGTTGGATGTCACATCTCAACTTAGTTCCAATATTCGTTTGACACCCAAGATTGAGCCGGAAAACGTTTCTCTGCAAAATGATAGAAGGGAACGTGGATTTGGGTTTGATAAGGAGAGGGTTGTGGTTGTACCCAAGCTTAATAA GCTTAATATTCTTGAGAGCAATCAGATAGGCTGCCACAGTCCAGTAACGAAAGGAAAAGCTTCCAGGGCAACACGTACTGGTCCTGGTGGGATAAACTCATCTCCCAACATCCCCCGTACACCTGGAGCCCATGAGATCTCGGAGCAACCTTCAAGCTTAAACAAAGTGCAGACTTTGGGTGGGGCAAATAATCGAAAACGCCCAATGTCTGCAGGATCACCTTCACCCCCTGTGACTCAATGGCTTGCTCAGAGGTCGCAGAAAAACTCGCGAACAAGAAGAACAAACCTGATTTCTCCTGTTTCAATCCGCGATGACATTCAGGCAGTGCCTGAAGGGTATCCAACTCCTGAAAATGGTAATAGATTAATGTCTAGTGAGACAACTTCCCAGCTCCACAAAGGTGTATCTAACAGAGCCCAACAGTATAAAATGAAACCTGAGAATGTTGCATCCCCCGCTAGATTTTCTGAAAGTGAAGAATCAGGAGCTGGTGAGAATAAAATGAAGGACAAACATGTGGACTATGGGGAGATAGAGGATCAATCTGTTGATGAAGTAAAGAAAATAGGGTCTATTGCGTCATCTATGAAGAAGAATAAAGTTTTTGTTAAGGAAGATGTGGAAGATGGGCCAAGGAGGGTAGGACGGAGTGGAAGGATTCAATCAGTGTCAAGAGTGTCTGTTCCTCAAATAAGGGAAAAAATGGATAGCCCAGGCACAGCAAAACCTGTGCGAAGTATGAGAATTGGCTCTGAAAAGAATGACAG TAAACCAGGTCGTCCACCTTCAAAAAAGTTTGCAGAACGCAAGGTTATAACACGTCCTGGGAAGGCGCTAAATAGTGGTTCCCCTGGTTTCACAG GAGAATCGGACGATGATCACGATGAACTATTAGAAGCTGCAAATTTTGCTCTGAAATCAAGAT ATCTTGCTTGCTCAGGTTCGTTTTGGAAGAAAGTTGAACCAATTTTTGCTTCTGTGAGTTCAGAGGACACGATCTACTTGAGGCAACAG TTACGTTTTGTGGAGGAGCTTGATGAATTATTTTGTGATGCGTCTGGTGCTGACCTTAATGATCTG GGAGAGGTTGGTTGGACAGAACCAGTGTCCAAGCTCAATGGTAATGGGTTGAGCATATCGGGTAAAGCTTCAGATTCTCTGACTCAATCGCAGGAATTTGATACTCTCTGCAGAATGTTAGACACAGAAGGTTATGAGAAAGTTAATCCGCTGTATCAAAGGGTTCTCTCTGCTTTGATTGGAGAAGATGAAATGGATGACAGTGACCATGTCAGTGAAGGACAAGAATTCTTTCACTATGCAAGTGATGACTCACCTTGTATTACCTTTGGTTCTGAATGTAAAGATGCGGATACGTTGGAGTCTGATCTTGATTCCAGCGGTGAATTGATAAATTCAGATACTGGGACTACATCTGGCTTTGACGAGAATCATTTGGGTGGGTCACCATCCTTCTCAAATAGTTCTGCTTCTGCAATTTCTTCTTCTGACTGCCAGTATCAACTCATGTGTCTGGACGACAAACTCATGCTAGAGCTGCAGAGCATTGGCCTGCATCCAGAGAGAGTG CCTGATCTGGCGGAGGGAGAAGATGAACAGATAATTAAAGAAATTCAGGAACTTAAAAAGGGGCTATACCAAAAG CAGGCGAGGAAGACGAAAGTTAAGTTAAGCAAGATAGATAAAGCTCTTCTGAAGGAAAGGGAGGTTGAACGAAG GGAGATTGAGAAGATTGCAATGAACAAACTTGTTGACATGGCATACAAAAGGCGAATG GCGTGTCGAGGAGGTAATTATTCAAGAAGTGGAGTCAGTAGGGTCTCAAAAGTAGCTGCCCTAGCTTTTGTTAAACGGACTATTACTCGATGTCGGAAGTTTGAAGCTACAGGCAAAAGTTGCTTTAGTGAGTCGTCTCTTCAAAAGATCATTTTGTCTGCATCTAGATGCAGCAACGATGGAGAACCTGTTGATACTGTCTGTACTGAGGCTGCTGCGAATGTACCGTTAG CTCCAGGTGCTGTTTCTGTCAGTGTTGAGCGACCTGGTCCATGTGGTGTTAAATTGGATAGGGGATCCAATGCCTTTCAGTCTCTTAGCCATTCATCTGTTCAGACCTTTGCACAATGTGAGCCAATGTCAAACAGAGGAAAAAAGAGAGAAGTACTGCTTGAGGACGTTGGAAACACTGCTTCAAGAGCAGTAGCGCCTTATGGTGAAGTTCTCTTGGGTAATGTAAAGGGAAGTAGAATTGAGAGAGATAGGGATCTATCAACTGGTAATTTTGTTGCAAAGATTGGTCGCCCATTACTGGGAGGATTTAGAGGGGAACGCAAAACTAAAACAAAACTCAAGCAGCAAAAACTTGTTCAGTTGTCAGCTTCAGGAAATGGTCTCTTTGACAAGGTTAGAGAAACAACAGAAGTCTACCGTCCAGTTAGTGATTTTAATGAAACAACGACAAAGGATAGAAACAAGGTACGGGGCGAAGTGGAGCTACCCCCACCCAACAAAACTCATCTGAATTCATCCAAAGAAACGCGGGAACCAGGTCTTTTTGGCAGTTTACACCTAAATGATTTGGATCCAGCTTCTGTGTCTAACGATCTTGACGAGCCCCAAGATCTTACATCATGGTTGGATTTTGATGTAGATGTGCAAGACCTTGATTCAATGGGTCTTGAAATACCTATGGATGACTTGTCAGAAATTTTGATGTGA